Proteins from a genomic interval of Drosophila gunungcola strain Sukarami chromosome X unlocalized genomic scaffold, Dgunungcola_SK_2 000023F, whole genome shotgun sequence:
- the LOC128260479 gene encoding uncharacterized protein LOC128260479 codes for MSWTSGLANGGVLAPLLPQLRPWQRVDWRSCMQSQIYGDWGIFYNRRQLKRSALDSFGRAMTVCKEAAPPPAPPSCPMARNTGPAHLRSCFDAEAGVCRGDYKSLFLRSRCQRSMARPELALLDVRRAQRALELFRRPNEACALVATGIIAEKCDALVDANEFESGLTTLHLEGRPFGGQFADSRFRQIKQKILGVFDDTLGESLRPFMQQHCEVLGEVARRQKELAAQVPRPLWKEMRERGQCDVQSVLVKAPVQLTPLEKARRRLSERLYNYNYMGRSAVDVALLRHLRSDRNFLDPLRLMTTAPLRQLSEEQYTIVRRFMVQMMHARNPLYNRLYTMQRHGRIGEQERRQRRREMHLFHAQYQTRRDCLRMLHELHRRRREGRDPEGLSDYVERTMSAHFELKTQRTLPWKWEFLNDVYNTLALAYCDRCTVPDNVDFLEAQNRHILYQFRSEKVRDMTVSLGGSNIYLEIGREKERHSRINQKLEHLGNRLRHSRYPIERSYLLFEIARCHFKGSRFDKCLMVVQKAFNEARSCNSLIWRFNSVFLGCQVHAVLNRFEKLKESLAKARQLASDLKSPKLVAFIAICINVNNYELEIRRLRQSDMSMRKSRKRSPISTATPMSSQASSSSVLL; via the exons ATGTCCTGGACGAGTGGGCTGGCCAATGGGGGCGTGCTGGCCCCCCTGCTGCCGCAGCTCCGCCCCTGGCAGCGGGTCGATTGGCGCTCCTGCATGCAGTCGCAGATCTACGGGGATTGGGGCATCTTCTACAACCGCCGCCAGCTGAAACGCTCGGCGCTGGACAGTTTCGGGCGGGCGATGACCGTCTGCAAGGAGGCGGCGCCGCCCCCCGCTCCACCCAGCTGCCCAATGGCCCGCAATACCGGCCCCGCCCACCTTCGCAGCTGTTTCGATGCGGAGGCGGGCGTGTGCCGCGGGGACTACAAGTCCCTGTTTCTGCGGAGTCGCTGCCAGCGGTCGATGGCCCGTCCGGAGCTGGCCCTCCTCGATGTCCGGCGAGCTCAGCGCGCCCTGGAGCTGTTCCGCCGCCCCAATGAGGCCTGCGCCCTGGTCGCCACCGGGATCATTGCCGAGAAGTGCGACGCCCTGGTCGATGCCAACGAATTCGAAAGCGGCCTCACCACGCTCCACCTGGAAGGGCGTCCCTTCGGTGGACAGTTCGCCGACAGCCGCTTTCGCCAGATCAAACAGAAG ATCCTTGGCGTTTTCGATGACACCTTGGGCGAATCGCTGCGGCCTTTTATGCAGCAGCATTGCGAAGTCCTTGGGGAGGTCGCCCGCCGGCAAAAGGAGCTTGCCGCCCaggtgccacgccccctctgGAAGGAGATGCGCGAACGGGGGCAGTGCGACGTTCAGAGCGTCCTCGTCAAGGCGCCGGTACAGTTAACCCCATTGGAAAAAGCACGTCGGCGGCTGAGCGAACGCCTgtacaactacaactacatgGGCCGCAGCGCCGTTGACGTTGCGCTATTACGTCATCTGCGCAGCGACCGCAACTTTCTCGATCCGCTGAGGCTGATGACCACAGCCCCCCTGCGCCAACTCAGCGAGGAGCAGTACACAATTGTCCGGCGGTTTATGGTAC AAATGATGCATGCCCGGAATCCGCTGTACAACCGGTTGTACACGATGCAGCGGCACGGGCGGATCGGGGAGCAGGAGCGGCGGCAGCGTCGGCGGGAGATGCACCTGTTCCACGCCCAATACCAGACGCGACGCGACTGCCTGAGGATGCTGCACGAGTTGCACAGGCGCCGCAGGGAGGGCCGCGATCCGGAGGGGCTGTCCGACTACGTGGAGCGGACAATGTCCGCACATTTCGAGCTGAAGACGCAGCGAACGCTGCCCTGGAAGTGGGAGTTCCTCAACGATGTCTACAATACGCTGGCACTGGCCTACTGCGACCGCTGCACCGTGCCCGACAATGTGGACTTCCTGGAGGCCCAGAATCGACACATTTTATATCAATTTCGATCGGAGAAGGTGCGCGACATGACCGTCAGCTTGGGGGGGTCCAATATCTATCTGGAGATCGGTCGGGAGAAGGAACGGCACAGCCGCATCAA ccaGAAGCTGGAGCATCTGGGGAATCGGCTGCGTCACTCCCGCTATCCGATCGAGCGATCCTATTTGTTATTCGAGATTGCGCGCTGCCACTTCAAGGGGTCGCGCTTCGACAAGTGCCTGATGGTGGTCCAAAAGGCCTTTAACG AGGCGCGCAGCTGCAATAGTTTGATCTGGCGGTTCAACAGCGTGTTCCTCGGATGCCAAGTACATGCCGTACTGAATCGATTTGAGAAGCTAAAGGAATCCCTGGCCAAGGCCAGGCAATTGGCCAGCGATCTAAAGTCGCCGAAACTGGTGGCCTTTATTGCCATCTGCATCAATGTTAACAACTACGAACTGGAAATACGGCGATTGCGGCAGTCGGATATGTCGATGCGGAAATCCCGCAAACGCAGTCCCATAAGCACAGCAACTCCAATGAGCTCCCAGGCATCCAGTAGTAGTGTATTGttataa